In Sphaeramia orbicularis chromosome 1, fSphaOr1.1, whole genome shotgun sequence, a genomic segment contains:
- the LOC115417345 gene encoding uromodulin-like, which yields MICDNKAWLSVTPCDPDKRCWGNGQCVIPRTCTISGSNIIGFFGNVSTITDRCAYILMSDAGVELLGIFRDRRRKDVSLLDHVIVRVVGAEFILGQGGRVQMNKSTLSIHSSAQMFHQVEFSKDQTGVTANLLTSTSHKVSVFFDGYTAQIYVEGDESDLQGSCVNSTVVKSDSASFSSCEDVHLEPPDLSINCPAMTTHCGLLKDPPFTSCHDHVDPKPYISACIATLCKYPAVDGLKCRFHDAYARACRLHINITLEGWSSKGRCRKSIFCPHVVCSAHEFCADGIGDGTRCFCRAIFASKYKSTNTLGESTICHQNSASLSLVGCLLEEKGINYSVLKLNDPSCRGHMDNHTHMLTFSFNETNTCGAEVTNNNSQIIFKNTIMIQSNTSGGIIRHNQFQLNFSCFYSQPDMKSITFRIIDSTVVQQIASGAWNYSLSMKAFTDANHYQPISANTRLLLGQRVWVELSTDGLDDKLVAVVIESCWATNQMSAIRGLRYNLIMNSCANPDDRTVTVTANGQGTSPYFSFNMFQFSGSSADVYLHCKLNLCGKTKNDKCIPICDQTATERRRRFVVSQYIDDNPAVITMIWTN from the exons ATGATTTGTGATAATAAAGCGTGGCTCTCTGTTACCCCATGTGACCCCGACAAGCGTTGCTGGGGAAATGGACA GTGTGTCATCCCAAGGACGTGCACCATCTCCGGATCCAACATCATTGGTTTCTTTGGAAATGTTTCCACTATAACGGATCGCTGTGCATACATTCTGATGTCAGATGCTGGTGTCGAGCTGCTGGGCATCTTCCGCGATCGCCGCCGGAAAGACGTCAGTTTGTTGGACCATGTGATTGTACGTGTGGTGGGGGCAGAGTTTATCCTGGGACAAGGTGGAAGGGTTCAG ATGAACAAATCAACTTTGAGCATCCACAGTTCTGCTCAGATGTTTCACCAAGTGGAATTTTCCAAGGACCAAACTGGTGTCACTGCCAACCTCCTGACCTCAACATCACACAAAGTTTCAGTTTTCTTTGATGGCTACACTGCACAGATCTATGTGGAAG GAGATGAGTCCGACCTCCAGGGCTCATGTGTGAACTCCACAGTGGTAAAGTCTGATAGCGCCAGCTTCTCCAG CTGTGAGGATGTCCACCTTGAACCTCCTGACCTCAGCATCAACTGCCCTGCCATGACCACTCA CTGTGGCCTCCTGAAAGATCCACCCTTTACCTCCTGCCACGACCACGTCGACCCAAAACCTTACATCAGTGCATGCATCGCCACGCTGTGCAAATACCCGGCAGTGGACGGTCTCAAGTGTCGATTCCATGATGCCTACGCCAGAGCCTGCAGACTGCACATCAACATCACATTGGAGGGCTGGAGTTCAAAGGGCCGCTGCCGTAAGAGC ATCTTCTGTCCACACGTTGTCTGCAGTGCTCATGAGTTCTGTGCTGATGGCATCGGTGATGGAACCAGATGCTTCTGTCGTGCTATTTTTGCCTCCAAATACAAATCAACAAACACCTTAG gtGAGTCAACCATCTGTCACCAAAACTCTGCTTCACTTTCTCTGGTCGGTTGCCTCCTGGAGGAAAAAGGCATAAACTACTCTGTGTTAAAACTCAATGACCCGAGCTGCAGAGGTCACATGGACAACCACACCCACATGCTGACCTTCAGCTTCAATGAAACCAACACCTGTGGGGCGGAGGTGACG AACAACAACAGCCAAATCATCTTCAAGAACACCATCATGATCCAAAGTAACACATCTGGAGGCATTATTCGACACAACCAGTTCCAGCTGAACTTCTCCTGCTTTTACAGCCAGCCAGATATGAAGAGCATCACCTTCAGAATCATCGACAG CACTGTGGTCCAGCAGATTGCATCTGGAGCTTGGAATTACAGCCTGTCCATGAAGGCCTTCACTGATGCTAACCACTACCAACCTATCAGCGCAAACACCAGGCTCCTATTGGGCCAGAGGGTATGGGTGGAGCTGAGCACCGATGGACTGGACGACAAATTAGTTGCCGTGGTGATAGAATCCTGTTGGGCAACCAACCAGATGTCGGCCAttaggggtctgagatacaaccTGATCATGAACAG CTGTGCAAACCCTGATGACAGGACTGTGACGGTGACAGCCAATGGACAGGGAACATCCCCCTACTTCTCCTTCAACATGTTCCAGTTCAGTGGGAGTTCTGCTGACGTTTACCTGCACTGTAAACTCAACCTGTGTGGGAAAACCAAGAATGACAAGTGTATCCCA ATCTGTGATCAGACTGCAACCGAGAGAAGGCGTAGATTTGTCGTGTCCCAATACATTGACGACAATCCTGCTGTCATCACCATGATCTGGACTAATTAG